DNA sequence from the Candidatus Cloacimonadaceae bacterium genome:
CGAAAATTGCTGCTCGAAATGCTCGGTTTGAAGCCTTTGGTCATCCCCGCGATGATCCACGAACCGATCACTACTGAAGCTCCTTATGCGCAGGCGATGAAACACGCCAGGAACAAAGCACTCGCTATCTGCGAGCGCATGGATCCCGACGCGCTGATCATCGGAGCGGACACGATCGTGGTGTTGGACAAAGAGATATTAGGCAAGCCGGAGCATCCCGATCAGGCAAAAGAGTATCTTCGCAAGCTCTCCGGGCGAAAACACAAAGTCTATACCGGTATCTGCATCTGTCACAGGGGCAAAGTGTTGTGCGATTATGAACGCAGCAGCGTGCATTTTGCCGTTTTGAGCGACGAGCAGATCGAAGATTACGTCAAAACCGGAGAACCGATGGACAAAGCCGGCGCCTATGGCATCCAAGGCTATGGATCGCAATTTATTCATCACATTCGCGGCTGCTATTTCAACGTGATGGGCTTTCCCATCCACCTCTTTCACCGCATGTTGCATGAACTGTTCGAGCTTTGAATTTGTTTCATGCGATACTTTAGATATAGATATTTAACTACTTGCCATATATTCCTTTATAGTTTGATAACATGTTGATCCTACACAACGCC
Encoded proteins:
- a CDS encoding Maf family protein; amino-acid sequence: MIHKILKHKKVVLASQSPRRKLLLEMLGLKPLVIPAMIHEPITTEAPYAQAMKHARNKALAICERMDPDALIIGADTIVVLDKEILGKPEHPDQAKEYLRKLSGRKHKVYTGICICHRGKVLCDYERSSVHFAVLSDEQIEDYVKTGEPMDKAGAYGIQGYGSQFIHHIRGCYFNVMGFPIHLFHRMLHELFEL